One Drosophila virilis strain 15010-1051.87 chromosome 5, Dvir_AGI_RSII-ME, whole genome shotgun sequence DNA window includes the following coding sequences:
- the RpL31 gene encoding large ribosomal subunit protein eL31, giving the protein MAKTKGEKRNKSAINEVVTRECTIHLAKRVHNIGFKKRAPRAIKEIRKFAEREMGTNDVRIDTRLNKHIWSKGIRSTPFRVRVRLARRRNDDEDSPNKLYTLVTYVPVPTFKNLQTENVESSDD; this is encoded by the exons ATGGCAAAGACCAAGGGCGAGAAACGCAATAAGTCGGCGATCAACGAAGTTGTCACCCGCGAGTGCACAATTCATTTGGCCAAGCGTGTGCACAACATCGGCTTCAAGAAGCGTGCGCCGCGCGCCATCAAGGAGATCCGCAAGTTTGCCGAGCGCGAGATGGGCACCAATGATGTTCGCATCGATACCCGCCTCAACAAGCACATCTGGTCCAAGGGTATCAG ATCAACGCCCTTCCGCGTTCGTGTCCGTCTAGCGCGTCGCCGCAATGACGATGAGGATTCTCCCAACAAACTGTACACACTGGTCACGTACGTGCCTGTGCCAACATTCAAGAACTTGCAAACGGAGAACGTTGAGTCCAGCGACGATTAA
- the LOC6626734 gene encoding transmembrane protein 234 homolog isoform X2, protein MLALQLLTVGLLWGVTNPFIRLGSQGIESVKDTGSRYRNFLAELRMIGSRLHYWIPFGLNQCGSVLYVWTLRTANITVAVPVANSLSFAFTAITGYLLGEQLPGKKIIIGTLLICCGSILMIYDKLLQEQQSQSIDFQ, encoded by the exons ATGTTGGCAT TGCAACTACTGACCGTTGGCCTGCTGTGGGGCGTTACGAATCCATTTATACGCCTAGGAAGTCAAGGCATTGAGTCTGTTAAGGACACAGGCTCCAGGTATCGAAATTTTCTTGCCGAGCTGCGGATGATTGGCTCCCGCCTGCATTACTGGATACCATTTGGGCTCAATCAGTGTGGTAGTGTGCTGTATGTGTGGACACTGCGCACCGCCAATATAACTGTTGCTGTGCCCGTGGCAAATTCGTTAAGCTTCGCCTTTACAGCTATAACGGGCTATCTGCTTGGCGAACAACTGCCTGGCAAAA AGATAATCATTGGAACGTTGCTTATATGTTGCGGAAGCATACTCATGATTTATGACAAGTTGCTACAAGAACAGCAGAGCCAAAGTATAGATttccaataa
- the LOC6626734 gene encoding transmembrane protein 234 homolog isoform X1, whose protein sequence is MLAIALQLLTVGLLWGVTNPFIRLGSQGIESVKDTGSRYRNFLAELRMIGSRLHYWIPFGLNQCGSVLYVWTLRTANITVAVPVANSLSFAFTAITGYLLGEQLPGKKIIIGTLLICCGSILMIYDKLLQEQQSQSIDFQ, encoded by the exons ATGCTTGCAATTGCAt TGCAACTACTGACCGTTGGCCTGCTGTGGGGCGTTACGAATCCATTTATACGCCTAGGAAGTCAAGGCATTGAGTCTGTTAAGGACACAGGCTCCAGGTATCGAAATTTTCTTGCCGAGCTGCGGATGATTGGCTCCCGCCTGCATTACTGGATACCATTTGGGCTCAATCAGTGTGGTAGTGTGCTGTATGTGTGGACACTGCGCACCGCCAATATAACTGTTGCTGTGCCCGTGGCAAATTCGTTAAGCTTCGCCTTTACAGCTATAACGGGCTATCTGCTTGGCGAACAACTGCCTGGCAAAA AGATAATCATTGGAACGTTGCTTATATGTTGCGGAAGCATACTCATGATTTATGACAAGTTGCTACAAGAACAGCAGAGCCAAAGTATAGATttccaataa
- the Urod gene encoding uroporphyrinogen decarboxylase: protein MKDNRPFPPLKNDNLLRAARGEVVDRVPVWVMRQAGRYLPEFQELRKQHDFFTVCRTPELACEVTMQPLRRFDLDASIIFSDILVIPQALGLTVEMHAGVGPVLPQPICTPEDLKRLTPDGALSRLTYVGDAITMMRHKLDGRVPLIGFTGAPWTLMGYMIEGGGSKTMSKAKAWLTNYPEDTKLFLNLLTDVIVDYLEMQVTAGAQMLQVFESSAEHLSKEEFLLWSAPYLRRIRDDLVDRLTKKVIPAVPLIIFAKGAGHSLKEQSELGYDVIGLDWTVDPVEARAVVGPNITLQGNLDPQSMYCEPNELRSLATEMVHKFGKSRYIANLGHGITPQTPITSMEVLVEAVHNAL from the exons atgaaagacAACAGG CCCTTCCCGCCCCTTAAGAATGACAATTTGCTACGTGCCGCACGTGGAGAAGTTGTGGACAGGGTGCCCGTCTGGGTGATGCGTCAAGCTGGACGCTATTTACCCGAGTTCCAGGAGCTGCGCAAGCAGCACGATTTTTTTACTGTTTGTCGCACGCCGGAGCTGGCCTGCGAGGTAACCATGCAACCATTACGACGTTTTGATCTGGACGCTTCCATAATATTCTCCGACATATTGGTTATACCCCAAGCACTTGGCTTGACGGTGGAGATGCACGCCGGCGTGGGTCCCGTCCTGCCGCAGCCCATATGCACACCCGAGGACTTGAAGCGTTTGACACCAGACGGCGCTCTGTCGCGGTTAACGTACGTGGGCGATGCTATAACCATGATGCGCCACAAATTGGATGGCCGCGTGCCCTTGATTGGGTTCACCGGCGCACCCTGGACACTCATGGGTTACATGATTGAAGGTGGCGGTAGTAAGACCATGTCCAAGGCGAAAGCCTGGCTGACCAACTATCCGGAGGACACAAAACTGTTTTTAAATCTACTTACGGATGTTATTGTGGATTATCTGGAGATGCAGGTAACAGCAGGCGCCCAAATGCTGCAGGTCTTTGAGTCATCTGCCGAGCACCTAAGCAAGGAGGAGTTTCTGCTTTGGTCGGCACCCTATCTGCGTCGCATACGCGACGATCTTGTAGATCGCCTCACCAAGAAAGTAATACCAGCGGTGCCCCTT ATTATATTTGCTAAGGGCGCCGGACATTCACTTAAGGAGCAAAGCGAGCTGGGCTACGATGTAATTGGGCTAGACTGGACTGTGGATCCGGTGGAGGCGCGTGCAGTGGTCGGTCCAAATATAACACTGCAGGGCAATCTCGATCCGCAAAGCATGTACTGTGAACCGAATGAATTGCGCTCACTCGCCACTGAAATGGTGCACAAATTTGGCAAATCACGCTACATTGCAAATTTGGGACATGGCATAACGCCTCAGACGCCCATCACAAGCATGGAAGTGCTCGTTGAGGCGGTACATAATGCGTTATAG
- the LOC6626732 gene encoding death-associated protein 1 homolog produces the protein MADEQPNLVAGHPPALKAGGMRIVQHKAPVSERPAKDAEDCTGLTKPINVNSASVSGAPVKGNTDFTPAGAQVAHSHKPPVAVQQKVQSHIQQPRK, from the exons ATGGCTGATGAACAACCAAATTTGGTAGCTGGACATCCACCTGCAT tgAAGGCCGGTGGAATGCGCATTGTGCAGCATAAGGCACCTGTGTCAGAGCGCCCGGCAAAGGATGCTGAGGATTGCACAGGTCTAACG AAACCAATCAATGTGAACTCGGCTTCAGTGAGCGGTGCACCCGTTAAGGGAAACACAGATTTTACGCCAGCTGGTGCGCAGGTGGCTCACTCTCACAAGCCCCCGGTGGCTGTGCAACAGAAGGTCCAGTCACACATACAGCAGCCACGCAAATGa
- the iotaTry gene encoding trypsin iota, with protein sequence MANTSSIPNLALLVLCCAGGLAKPANQDYGRIVGGNDLVIHNAPWQVSIQVSARHVCGGAIYSKEIIITAGHCVQGTSVTLLQVRVGANQHNSGGNLLPVAAYQIHEQYDGKLLHYDIALLRLASQLTFSLSVKAIALTSTSPPAGSSVSVSGWGHTEESGDAGFAQSLQLVQLQIIERGDCASAKYGYGWDFVGTEMICAAAAGKDACAGDSGGPMVSDRLLAGIVAWGYGCAQPNYPGVYVDVAILRSWIIKTANAI encoded by the coding sequence ATGGCTAATACCAGCTCCATTCCCAATCTTGCGTTGCTCGTGCTTTGCTGCGCTGGCGGCCTGGCAAAGCCGGCCAATCAGGACTATGGTCGCATTGTGGGCGGCAACGATTTGGTCATACACAATGCACCCTGGCAGGTGTCCATACAAGTGAGCGCGCGTCATGTGTGCGGCGGCGCTATCTACAGCAAGGAGATCATCATCACAGCGGGTCATTGTGTGCAGGGTACATCCGTGACGTTGCTGCAGGTGCGCGTGGGCGCCAATCAGCACAATTCCGGCGGAAATCTGTTACCTGTGGCAGCCTACCAGATCCACGAACAATACGATGGAAAGCTGCTGCACTACGACATTGCGTTGCTGCGCCTGGCCTCGCAGCTCACATTCAGTCTGTCCGTCAAGGCCATTGCGCTGACCAGCACGAGTCCACCAGCGGGCAGCAGTGTCTCCGTCAGCGGCTGGGGCCATACGGAAGAGAGTGGCGACGCTGGCTTTGCCCAAAGCCTGCAGTTGGTGCAGCTGCAGATTATTGAGCGTGGCGACTGCGCCTCTGCCAAGTACGGCTATGGTTGGGATTTTGTCGGCACGGAAATGATatgcgccgctgctgccggcaAGGATGCCTGCGCCGGCGATTCCGGAGGTCCCATGGTCTCCGATCGTTTGCTGGCGGGCATCGTGGCCTGGGGCTACGGCTGTGCGCAGCCCAATTACCCGGGCGTTTATGTAGATGTCGCCATACTGCGATCCTGGATAATTAAAACAGCAAATGCcatataa
- the LOC6626729 gene encoding coiled-coil domain-containing protein 103, which yields MSDPFAITTEELLRLRDICLDQLRQDELHKLRNDAKLRAVTSTESYEEFKDIVDAAHLRPVSKQDKANAKTKSRLWNSAAREQSP from the exons ATGTCCGATCCGTTTGCCATTACAACCGAGGAACTGCTGCGTCTGCGCGACATTTGCTTGGACCAGCTGCGCCAGGATGAACTCCACAAGCTGCGCAACGATGCCAAATTGCGGGCAGTAACTAGCACTGAAAGCTACGAGGAGTTCAA GGACATTGTGGATGCCGCTCATCTGCGCCCCGTCAGCAAGCAGGACAAGGCCAATGCCAAGACCAAGAGTCGACTGTGGAACTCGGCGGCGCGTGAACAGTCGCCCTGA
- the LOC6625436 gene encoding trypsin beta, translated as MFKFVILLSVVACAFGAALPEGLLPQLDGRIVGGSATTISSFPWQISLQRSGSHSCGGSVYSANIIVTAAHCLQSVSASSLKVRAGSTYWNSGGTLVQVAAFRNHEGYNANTMVNDIAVIRLSSSLALSSTIKAIGLASSAPANGASASVSGWGTQSYGSSSIPTTLQYVNVNIVSQSVCASSTYGYGSEIKSSMICAAASGKDACQGDSGGPLVSGGVLVGVVSWGYGCAYANYPGVYANVADLRSWVVNNAGSV; from the coding sequence ATGTTCAAGTTCGTGATCTTGTTGTCGGTTGTTGCCTGCGCCTTTGGTGCCGCTCTTCCTGAGGGTCTCCTGCCCCAGCTGGATGGACGCATCGTTGGCGGCAGCGCCACCACCATCAGCAGCTTCCCCTGGCAAATCTCGCTGCAGCGTAGTGGCAGCCACTCCTGCGGTGGTTCGGTCTACTCTGCCAACATCATTGTGACTGCTGCTCACTGCCTGCAATCCGTATCCGCCTCCAGCTTGAAGGTGCGCGCCGGTTCCACCTACTGGAACTCTGGTGGCACCCTGGTCCAGGTCGCCGCCTTCAGGAACCACGAAGGATACAACGCCAACACCATGGTCAACGATATTGCTGTCATCCGTCTGAGCTCTTCTCTGGCCTTAAGCTCGACCATCAAGGCTATCGGTCTGGCTAGCTCTGCTCCCGCTAACGGCGCTTCCGCCTCCGTCTCTGGCTGGGGTACCCAGTCGTATGGCTCCAGCTCGATTCCAACAACCCTGCAGTACGTGAACGTGAACATTGTCAGCCAGTCCGTGTGCGCTTCCTCCACTTACGGCTATGGTAGCGAGATCAAGAGCTCCATGATCTGCGCCGCCGCCAGCGGCAAGGATGCCTGCCAAGGTGACTCTGGTGGCCCACTGGTGTCCGGTGGTGTGCTCGTTGGTGTCGTCTCCTGGGGTTATGGCTGCGCCTATGCCAACTATCCCGGTGTCTATGCGAATGTGGCTGATCTCCGCTCCTGGGTGGTCAACAACGCCGGCTCCGTTTAA
- the LOC6625435 gene encoding trypsin beta, giving the protein MFKFVILLSVVACAFGAALPEGLLPQLDGRIVGGSATTISSFPWQISLQRSGSHSCGGSVYSANIIVTAAHCLQSVSASSLKVRAGSTYWNSGGTLVQVAAFRNHEGYNANTMVNDIAVIRLSSSLALSSTIKAIGLASSAPANGASASVSGWGTQSYGSSSIPTTLQYVNVNIVSQSVCASSTYGYGSEIKSSMICAAASGKDACQGDSGGPLVSGGVLVGVVSWGYGCAYANYPGVYANVADLRSWVVNNAGSV; this is encoded by the coding sequence ATGTTCAAGTTCGTGATCTTGTTGTCGGTTGTTGCCTGCGCCTTTGGTGCCGCTCTTCCTGAGGGTCTCCTGCCCCAGCTGGATGGACGCATCGTTGGCGGCAGCGCCACCACCATCAGCAGCTTCCCCTGGCAAATCTCGCTGCAGCGTAGTGGCAGCCACTCCTGCGGTGGTTCTGTCTACTCTGCCAACATCATTGTGACTGCTGCTCACTGCCTGCAATCTGTGTCTGCCTCCAGCTTGAAGGTGCGCGCCGGTTCCACCTACTGGAACTCTGGTGGCACCCTGGTCCAGGTCGCCGCCTTCAGGAACCACGAAGGATACAACGCCAACACCATGGTCAACGATATTGCTGTCATCCGTCTGAGCTCTTCTCTGGCCTTAAGCTCGACCATCAAGGCTATCGGTCTGGCTAGCTCTGCTCCCGCTAACGGCGCTTCTGCCTCCGTCTCTGGCTGGGGTACCCAGTCGTATGGCTCCAGCTCTATTCCGACAACACTGCAGTACGTGAACGTGAACATTGTCAGCCAGTCCGTGTGCGCTTCCTCCACTTACGGCTATGGTAGCGAGATCAAGAGCTCCATGATCTGCGCCGCCGCCAGCGGCAAGGATGCCTGCCAAGGTGACTCTGGTGGCCCACTGGTGTCCGGTGGTGTGCTCGTTGGTGTCGTCTCCTGGGGTTATGGCTGCGCCTACGCCAACTATCCTGGTGTCTACGCCAATGTGGCTGATCTCCGCTCCTGGGTGGTCAACAACGCCGGTTCCGTCTAA
- the LOC6625434 gene encoding trypsin beta, translating to MFKFGILLSVVACAFGAAIPEGLLPQLDGRIVGGTATTISSFPWQISLQRYGGHSCGGSVYSDIIIVTAAHCLQSVSASSLKVRAGSTYWFSGGILVQVAAFRNHEEYNANTMVNDIAVIRLSSSMTLSSTIKAIDLASSAPANGASASVSGWGTQSYGSIFIPPTLQYVNVNIVSQAVCGSSTYDYGSKIKRSMICAAASGKDACQGDSGGPLVSGGVLVGIVSWGYGCALSKYPGVYSDVAVLRNWVVINAGSI from the coding sequence ATGTTCAAGTTCGGGATCTTGTTGTCGGTTGTTGCCTGCGCCTTTGGTGCTGCGATCCCTGAGGGTCTCCTGCCCCAGCTGGATGGACGCATCGTTGGCGGCACCGCCACCACCATCAGCAGCTTCCCCTGGCAAATCTCGCTGCAGCGTTATGGCGGCCACTCCTGCGGTGGTTCGGTCTACTCTGATATCATCATTGTGACTGCTGCTCACTGCCTGCAATCCGTATCCGCCTCCAGCTTGAAGGTGCGCGCCGGTTCCACCTACTGGTTCTCTGGTGGCATCCTAGTCCAGGTCGCCGCCTTCAGGAACCACGAAGAATACAACGCCAACACCATGGTCAACGATATTGCTGTCATCCGTCTGAGCTCTTCCATGACCTTAAGCTCGACCATCAAGGCTATCGATTTGGCTAGCTCTGCCCCCGCTAACGGCGCTTCTGCCTCCGTCTCTGGCTGGGGTACCCAGTCGTATGGCTCCATCTTTATTCCACCCACCCTGCAGTATGTGAACGTGAACATTGTCAGCCAGGCCGTGTGCGGTTCCTCCACTTACGACTATGGTAGCAAGATCAAGAGAAGCATGATCTGCGCAGCCGCCAGCGGCAAGGATGCCTGCCAGGGTGACTCTGGTGGCCCACTGGTATCCGGTGGTGTGCTCGTTGGTATCGTCTCCTGGGGCTATGGCTGTGCTTTAAGCAAGTACCCAGGTGTGTACTCCGATGTTGCTGTCCTCCGCAACTGGGTGGTAATCAACGCCGGCTCTATCTAA
- the LOC6625433 gene encoding trypsin beta has product MFKFVILLSVVACAFGAAIPEGLLPQLDGRIVGGTATTIGSFPWQISLQRNGGHSCGGSIYNSKIIVTAAHCLQSVSASSLQIRAGSSYWNSGGVVVKVAAFRNHEGYNANTMVNDIAIIKLSSALSFTSNIKSIGLASSAPRNGASASVSGWGTQSSGSSSIPTQLQYVNVNIVSQSVCASSAYSYGSQIKNTMICAAASGKDACQGDSGGPLVSGGVLVGVVSWGYGCAYSNYPGVYADVAVLRNWVINNSNSI; this is encoded by the coding sequence ATGTTCAAGTTCGTGATTTTGTTGTCGGTTGTTGCCTGCGCCTTCGGTGCTGCGATCCCTGAGGGTCTCCTGCCCCAGTTGGATGGTCGCATTGTTGGCGGCACTGCCACCACCATCGGCAGCTTCCCCTGGCAGATCTCCCTGCAGCGTAATGGCGGCCACTCCTGCGGTGGTTCCATCTACAACTCCAAGATCATTGTGACCGCTGCTCACTGCCTGCAGTCCGTGTCCGCCTCCAGCCTGCAGATTCGCGCCGGCTCCAGCTACTGGAACTCCGGTGGCGTTGTCGTCAAGGTTGCCGCCTTCAGGAACCACGAGGGATACAATGCCAACACCATGGTCAACGACATTGCCATCATCAAGCTGTCCTCTGCCCTGTCCTTCACCTCCAACATCAAGTCTATCGGTCTGGCCAGCTCTGCTCCCCGTAACGGCGCTTCTGCCTCCGTCTCTGGCTGGGGTACTCAGTCTTCCGGCTCCAGCTCCATCCCCACCCAGCTGCAGTACGTCAACGTGAACATTGTCAGCCAATCCGTGTGCGCCTCGTCCGCCTACAGCTATGGTAGCCAGATCAAGAACACCATGATCTGCGCCGCCGCCAGCGGCAAGGATGCCTGCCAGGGTGACTCTGGTGGCCCACTGGTGTCCGGTGGTGTGCTCGTTGGTGTCGTCTCCTGGGGCTATGGCTGTGCTTACAGCAACTACCCAGGTGTCTACGCCGATGTTGCTGTCCTCCGCAACTGGGTGATCAACAACTCCAACTCAATCTAA
- the LOC6625432 gene encoding trypsin beta — translation MFKFVILLSVVACAFGAAIPEGLLPQLDGRIVGGTATTIGSFPWQISLQRNGGHSCGGSIYNSKIIVTAAHCLQSVSASSLQIRAGSSYWNSGGVVVKVAAFRNHEGYNANTMVNDIAIIKLSSALSFTSNIKSIGLASSAPRNGASASVSGWGTQSSGSSSIPTQLQYVNVNIVSQSVCASSAYSYGSQIKNTMICAAASGKDACQGDSGGPLVSGGVLVGVVSWGYGCAYSNYPGVYADVAVLRNWVINNSNSI, via the coding sequence ATGTTCAAGTTCGTGATTTTGTTGTCGGTTGTTGCCTGCGCCTTCGGTGCTGCGATCCCTGAGGGTCTCCTGCCCCAGTTGGATGGTCGCATTGTTGGCGGCACTGCCACCACCATCGGCAGCTTCCCCTGGCAGATCTCCCTGCAGCGTAATGGCGGCCACTCCTGCGGTGGTTCCATCTACAACTCCAAGATCATTGTGACCGCTGCTCACTGCCTGCAGTCCGTGTCCGCCTCCAGCCTGCAGATTCGCGCCGGCTCCAGCTACTGGAACTCCGGTGGCGTTGTCGTCAAGGTTGCCGCCTTCAGGAACCACGAGGGATACAATGCCAACACCATGGTCAACGACATTGCCATCATCAAGCTGTCCTCTGCCCTGTCCTTCACCTCCAACATCAAGTCTATCGGTCTGGCCAGCTCTGCTCCCCGTAACGGCGCTTCTGCCTCCGTCTCTGGCTGGGGTACTCAGTCTTCCGGCTCCAGCTCCATCCCCACCCAGCTGCAGTACGTCAACGTGAACATTGTCAGCCAATCCGTGTGCGCCTCTTCCGCCTACAGCTATGGTAGCCAGATCAAGAACACCATGATCTGCGCCGCCGCCAGCGGCAAGGATGCCTGCCAGGGTGACTCTGGTGGCCCACTGGTGTCCGGTGGTGTGCTCGTTGGTGTCGTCTCCTGGGGCTATGGCTGTGCTTACAGCAACTACCCAGGTGTCTACGCCGATGTTGCTGTGCTCCGCAACTGGGTGATCAACAACTCCAACTCAATCTAA
- the epsilonTry gene encoding trypsin epsilon has translation MLKFVVLLSLAACALAGTVPEGLLPQLDGRIVGGYETSIDDHPYQVSLQRNGAHFCGGSIYSGDIVVTAAHCLQSITAEELKVRVGTTYWRSGGSVHSVRSFRNHEGYNSKTMINDVAVIRMSSSVSFRSNVRAIGLAESNPRNGAEAVVSGWGTTESGSSTIPDHLLAVNLRIVDREECASKEFSYGSKIKDTMICAYAEHKDACQGDSGGPLVSGGRLVGVVSWGYGCADVKYPGVYADVAHFRSWIEKTADEL, from the coding sequence ATGTTGAAATTCGTGGTACTTCTTTCCCTGGCCGCTTGTGCCTTGGCCGGCACCGTGCCGGAGGGCCTCCTGCCCCAGTTGGATGGCCGCATTGTTGGTGGCTACGAGACCAGCATCGATGATCATCCCTATCAGGTGTCGCTGCAGCGCAATGGAGCTCATTTCTGCGGTGGTTCCATCTACTCTGGTGATATTGTGGTCACCGCCGCCCACTGCCTGCAGTCGATCACTGCTGAAGAGCTGAAGGTGCGTGTAGGTACCACCTACTGGCGTTCCGGTGGCAGCGTGCACTCGGTGCGTTCTTTCAGAAATCATGAGGGCTACAACTCCAAAACCATGATCAACGATGTTGCCGTTATTCGCATGTCTTCTTCGGTCAGCTTCCGCTCAAACGTTCGTGCTATTGGTCTTGCTGAATCTAACCCTCGCAATGGCGCTGAGGCTGTTGTCTCTGGCTGGGGCACCACCGAGTCCGGTAGCTCTACCATTCCCGATCATCTGCTGGCTGTGAACCTGAGGATCGTTGATCGTGAGGAGTGCGCCTCCAAGGAGTTCAGCTATGGTAGCAAGATCAAGGACACAATGATCTGTGCCTATGCCGAGCACAAGGATGCCTGCCAGGGTGACTCCGGCGGCCCATTGGTCTCTGGCGGTCGTCTTGTCGGCGTTGTGTCTTGGGGCTATGGCTGCGCTGATGTCAAATACCCCGGTGTCTATGCTGATGTCGCCCACTTCCGTAGCTGGATCGAGAAGACCGCCGACGAGCTCTAA
- the alphaTry gene encoding trypsin alpha: protein MFKFVILLSVVACAFGAAVPEGLLPQLDGRIVGGTATTISSFPWQISLQRNGGHSCGGSVYSAKIIVTAAHCLQSVSASSLKVRAGSSYWNSGGSLVQVAAFRNHEGYNANTMVNDIAVIRLSSSLSFSSTIKAIGLATYNPANGASAAVSGWGTLSSGSSSIPSQLQYVNLNIVSQSKCASSSYGYGSQIRSTMICAAASGKDSCQGDSGGPLVSGGVLVGVVSWGYGCAYSNYPGVYADVSVLRSWVVSAANSI, encoded by the coding sequence ATGTTCAAGTTTGTGATTTTGTTGTCAGTCGTTGCCTGCGCCTTCGGTGCTGCAGTTCCCGAGGGTCTGCTGCCCCAGCTGGATGGACGCATCGTTGGCGGCACCGCCACCACCATCAGCAGCTTCCCCTGGCAAATCTCGCTGCAACGTAATGGCGGCCACTCCTGCGGTGGTTCGGTCTACTCTGCGAAGATCATTGTGACGGCTGCTCATTGCCTGCAATCCGTGTCCGCCTCCAGCTTGAAGGTGCGCGCTGGTTCCTCTTACTGGAACTCTGGCGGCAGTCTGGTTCAGGTTGCCGCCTTCAGAAACCACGAAGGATACAATGCCAACACCATGGTCAACGATATTGCTGTCATCCGCCTGAGCTCTTCACTCTCCTTCAGCTCGACCATCAAGGCTATTGGTCTGGCTACTTATAATCCTGCCAATGGTGCTTCCGCTGCTGTCTCTGGCTGGGGTACTCTGTCCTCAGGCTCCAGCTCAATTCCCAGTCAGTTGCAGTATGTGAACTTGAACATTGTCAGCCAGTCCAAGTGCGCCTCCTCCAGCTATGGTTATGGCAGTCAAATCAGAAGCACCATGATCTGCGCCGCCGCCAGCGGCAAGGATTCCTGCCAGGGTGACTCTGGTGGCCCACTGGTGTCCGGTGGTGTGCTTGTTGGTGTCGTCTCCTGGGGCTATGGCTGTGCTTACAGCAACTATCCTGGTGTCTACGCCGATGTGTCTGTGCTCCGCTCCTGGGTGGTCAGCGCTGCCAACTCGATCTAA
- the thetaTry gene encoding trypsin theta — translation MQGLEALLLCLVVGTTVAGTISPAPNPFEREGRIVGGEDTTIEAHPYQVSLQKKSGSHFCGGSLISHNLVVTAAHCLQGIKVSSIRVRLGSTRYNEGGLLVTVESLVYNDQYNSQTLANDVGLLKLAESVAESESIRYIPLAEVTPPTGKPAVVTGWGTKCYFWCMSLPKTLQAVVVYIVDWKTCASDEYKYGEIVLDTMVCGYEKDKDACQGDSGGPLVANNQLVGIVSWGYGCAGKLLPGVYADVAALRSWIEENAKTL, via the coding sequence ATGCAGGGTCTTGAAGCGTTGTTGCTCTGCCTGGTGGTTGGCACCACAGTGGCCGGCACTATCAGTCCAGCACCCAATCCCTTTGAGCGTGAGGGCCGCATTGTGGGTGGCGAGGACACGACCATTGAGGCGCATCCCTATCAGGTTTCGCTGCAGAAGAAAAGTGGCTCTCACTTCTGTGGTGGCAGCTTGATTAGCCACAATTTGGTGGTTACTGCTGCTCACTGCCTGCAGGGCATCAAGGTGTCCAGCATACGAGTGCGTTTGGGCTCAACCCGCTACAACGAAGGTGGTTTGCTCGTCACCGTCGAAAGTTTGGTGTACAACGATCAGTACAACAGCCAGACACTGGCTAACGATGTGGGTCTGCTCAAGCTGGCGGAGAGTGTGGCCGAATCGGAGTCTATACGATATATACCATTGGCTGAGGTAACACCGCCAACAGGCAAACCGGCAGTGGTCACGGGCTGGGGCACCAAGTGCTACTTCTGGTGCATGTCCCTGCCGAAGACCCTTCAGGCTGTCGTTGTCTACATCGTGGATTGGAAGACGTGCGCCTCCGATGAGTACAAATACGGGGAGATTGTTTTGGACACCATGGTCTGTGGCTATGAGAAGGACAAGGATGCCTGCCAGGGTGATTCCGGCGGACCCCTGGTGGCCAACAATCAGCTGGTGGGCATTGTGTCCTGGGGCTACGGCTGCGCCGGCAAGCTGCTGCCTGGTGTCTACGCCGATGTGGCAGCTTTGCGCAGTTGGATCGAGGAAAACGCCAAAACTTTGTAA